The Cardiocondyla obscurior isolate alpha-2009 linkage group LG18, Cobs3.1, whole genome shotgun sequence region ACGCAATTGCCAGAGAACGCAGATGATGAGCAAACTGAAGAAGAATATAATGTCGAAGAACCATCCGTACTTAACAATATCGACAATGAAGACGATTTATTGTATGGCGATGCCCCAGCATTTCAAATGCCTGCACCATCGCATCCTAAAACATCAGATGgagttgttaaaaaatcaCCTTGGTGGCAAAGACATTTACAAGAAATGAAATCAACGTATTGGCTTCTTGTGTATAGAGACAGTGGGACGTTGGAAATTTATTCTTTGCCTGACTTACGATTATCTTATCTTATTCGCAATTTTGGTTTCGGCCAATACGTGTTACACGACAGTATGGAATCCACAACTTTGCAATCGGCACCAATTAATGAGATTCCTCATCCCGATATGCAGGTCCGTGAAATTTTAATGGTTGCTCTAGGACATCACGGAAATCGCCCAATGCTTTTAGTACGTCTTGATTCggaattacaaatttatcaaGCGTACAGGTACCCAAAAGGATATCTAAAATTaaggtttaaaaaattggATCATGGAATAATTCCCGGACGTTTAAggttcgaataattttataaaacactattttttattatgtagaataataatttttgttttctataGTCCAAGACCTAAAGAAGAAGATATTCCAAGAAACACAAGTGACACTCGTATTTGCGTAATGCGCTACTTTAGCAATATCGCTGGATATAACGGAGTATTTATATGCAGTGATTATCCGCATTGGATATTTCTGACTGGACGCGGCGAGTTACGCACGCATCCAATGGGCATTGATGGCTCCATCACATCTTTCGctgcttttaataatattaattgcccTCAaggttttttatattttaatagaaaggTACAGTATTATGTtcttaacatattttaaattaatctatatATAATAGACGATATACATTTCATTTTCTAGGAAGAACTACGGATATGTGTTTTACCAACTCATTTATCGTACGATGCTCCATGGCCAGTTAGAAAAGTTCCTTTACGATGTACCCCGCATTTTGTTACATATCATTTAGAAAGCAAAACTTATTGCGTTATAATAAGCACAGCTGAGCCTTTGAAAAGTTATTACAGATTTAATGGCGAAGATaaagtatgaaaaatatttgtttttatattttttagaacatatttttatattttaaattaaatatctaaaaaataatgctaaaaattaatatccactaatatacattttttttattaattaggaATTCACGGAAGAGGAGCGTTCAGAAAGATTTCTTTATCCTTCTCAAGAACAATTTTccattgtattattttctccAGTTTCGTGGGAAACTATTCCCAATACAAAAATCGAATTGGATCAATGGGAACATGTAACTTGCTTAAAGAATGTATCTCTGGCTTATGAAGGAACAAGATCTGGTCTGAAAGGTTACATAGTATTAggaacaaattataattacggcGAAGATATTACAAGCAGAGGACGAGTGAgtattacatttacataaaaatattttcaaatttcatcaaaattgtcgtatttaaaatatttttagatactTATATTCGACATAATTGAAGTAGTACCCGAACCTGGCCAACCATTAACAAAAAACAGATTCAAACAGATTTATGCGAAGGAGCAAAAAGGACCTATAACTGCTATAACACAAGTATCAGGATTTTTAGTCTCAGCTGTTGGACAAAAAGTACATTCTTTCGATCTTTTCGAGAATTCCGTTTATTGCaaatgatattaaaaactgtttttttttatttcgcagatatatatttggcaattaaaagataacGATCTCGTTGGAGTCGCTTTTATCGATActcaaatttatattcatcaaATGCTAAGTATTAAAAGCCTTATCCTGATAGCTGACGTTTACAAATCTATTAGTTTATTAAGATTTCAGGAAGAATATAGGACACTTTCTCTTGTTAGCAGAGTAAGTtacttctttaattttttgatatacatatatgtatatatttttttaaataaatttattcaaaatgtATAACTTATCTTGTTACAGGATTTTAGACCTGCGGAAGTATACAcaatagaatatttaattgataattccAATTTAGGTTTTGTCGTAGCTGATGGAGAGAGCAATTTAGCTTTATTTATGTATCAACCGGAATCTAGAGAAAGTTTAGGAGGTCAAAAATTAATCAGAAAAGCGGATTTTCACCTAGGACAAAAAGTAAACACGTTTTTTCGCATAAGATGCAGAGTCACTGATCCTGCAAATGACAAAAAGCATTTTTCCGGAGCTGATAAAAGACACGTAACTATGTATGGTAAGTCAAAGcgtgtattttaaaaagaaataatgttctattaaaagtatattttttacgctaatttgttaatttattaaattttatttaatttattaaaataattaaagttttatatacacatatatctttttttactattttagcATCATTGGATGGCAGTCTTGGTTACATTCTACCAGTACCGGAAAAAACATATCGAAGATTACTTATGTTACAAAACGTGTTAGTTACGCACATTTGTCATATCGCAGGCTTAAATCCAAAGGTTTATCGGTAAGTTTCaaatagataattatataaatgcgagaatatacatatatattttttttttcttttatttagtACGTACAAAAGTTACGTACGAAACCAAGGAAATCCTGCAAGAGGTATTATTGATGGTGATTTGGTTTGGCGTTACCTCTTTTTACCTAATAATGAAAAAGCAGATTTGGCCAAGAAAATTGGAACACGTGTTCAAGAGATTATTGAagatattattgaaattgatCGACAAACGGCTCATTTTTAACCGtacgtgtattatatttatatagtcGATtcactatttttatattaaaaatagatataaactTTTCCTAAATGATTACTTGTATAATGTGGTTCGTACATTCTGAACgcatattttgcaattatttaatttatacatcaTGTTATGCTATtgattaaatctaaatttattgtattttaatacgaaacaataataaagaaataatttgtatatacattttgtttaaaaagatagcgttttatatttatacttttttttttaagatagaaatTTATGCGAAACATAagacatattttaaaaaccaataattaaaagttatataaatgtatttcatattttagtacataaatgtttttaaaaaatatatatgtcattttttatgtattaattattatcacattaATAGTCTAAATAATATATCCGTAAcgagaatatttataaaaaatattaatattaaaaaggaCATAACTTATAATTTTGAGAATACCGGAGGATCTCCTTTTACCGCTTGTGCCATAGctgcatttaaaaaatcttcaCTTTGAAGCATCGCCTTATTATGCATTGCCTTTCGAGATAAAAcgtgttataaataaattaaacaatcagccgattgttttaataatacattttataaaaaatattagaagaCTCAAACAAGAAGacttatttcatatatttataacgaaaaataactctaaaaaaatatttaaaaaataataaaaaacacttACAATATGATCTAATCCTTCTTGGACAGAATGATCTCTGGAATACACCATGCTTATTTTTGACCCTTGCACTGCAACTGGGCTCTTACTTGCGATATCTTCAGCAATTTCTAATGATTTATTcaacaaactaaaaaaaaatataaatatcaattaaaaagaaaaaaattaacttatatTACTAATGCAATTATCACAGGTTTTTTATCTCAatgtatttgttattttacCTCTCTTCATTATCTAACATGCGGCTTATAAATCCGCTTTCCAGCGCTTCAGTGGCTGGATATTTTCGCGCCGTATAGACAAGTTCTCTTATTAAACTATCGGATCCTACAACTTTTGGAAATCTCTGAAGCGTACCCACATCGGCAGCCATGCCTATATCAACttcttttatttgaaaatatgcATTACAAGAAGCATAACGTATATCAGCCGCGGATATCATGTCCACACCTGCACCAATGCACGCACCATGTATCGCGGCTATCACAGGTTTCGAGCACTGTCAAATTAACGTCAATTGCACGGAATCTCATTATATTAATCATACACATTATAGAGacacaataaaataaactcaAAACCTCTTTTTTTATGGATAGCAATACCTTTTCTATAGCAGTAAATGAATCTTGATAATCTTTAATTGTAGGCTCTAAAACTTTACATTTACGCGCAATGTCTTCATGTTCCGCTAAATTCTGGCCTAATTCCATCATGCTTTGCAGATCGATTCCTGCAGTGccacattatttaattatgaaataaaattcttccaACATTcagacaaataataatattacttatttcGCAATTTACCCGCACAGAATACTTTGCCAGCAGCCGACAGAATAACTACTCGACAATTTGGATTGACTGATAATCCATCAAAGCATTCTTTAAAttctctaaataaaaataaaaaatcgtttttctctatttttcatACGATGAACGATAAAGTAAAATCGCTTTTCTAATTGTATGCaataaaatcatatataaCGTATCGTTTAAATGCATGCACAGTCTAAGGATAACAAGATATTACTTACTTCCACATAGTTGAATTCattgcatttaatttctctGGCCTATTTAGCTTGACCATGTAAACGAATGGTTTTGGAGTAGATACCATTAACGTTTTGTATGACGACATTTCTGTGGAGAACCTCAAAGCAGTGGCAGTTTGTATATCTGCAAAACagttcaataatattaaaaaaaatttaagagtAGCATAACTATACGAAAATCTAATCACTGTATATCGTTCCaagataaaaacaaaagtacGTGAGTTTATGAAACAGAGTGTAATAGAATTGAAatcaaagaatataattaaatattttgtatgcAACTTACGTTTTCCAATTGATCCGGATAATCTGTTCTTGATAATATTTATAGCCATGTCACTCGCGCTTAAcagatagaaattaaatataaaattaaccgTGCGTACTTACACACTTAATAAAACTTGGcatataatgttttttaaaaaggtgCAAAGTACAGCATTATACATATTCATCTACACACACGATCGTATTGGAGCGTGATACATACGGTATAAAGGATCTTCCACGCTGGTCGCGATGAACGGTATTTGATAAAAACGCTGCTGTTTTTTAAATCTAGTTACGAGACTAGATATCTCTTTTCGTCAGTATGAGTGTATGAGATGGCTTGAAGGTGTATTCAGCACATATCGTCATGCACATTGTTTGGTTATAGAATCATCGATGTACCACTAGATGGCCGTGGTCTTAATAGTTGGTTTTCACAATGTCCGATTTTCTAGACAATAAACACGAGATTGTCGTTAATGGCGGGTTAGCAACATCTCAcgttcgcgaaatattttatggagAAGCGTGGAACGAAATGTCCGACGAATTTACGATGGTAAAAAATTTCGTGTTTCTCACATATGCTTTCGAATCAGTCGAgtctttatatattatctgGAAGCATAACGCATTCGGAAGCGTGTGCTAGTGATGGCACAACTGAACATTGATCGCTAACGTAGAGATATGGCAGATCTGCTCAGTGGGTGTTGTCACGTTGTCGTAAGCTTCAAGTAGCTTGAGTGTCAGACTCCCGATTGCGCATGCATGTTCGTGGTTTCTTGCGACCACGGATTTGCACGCCTGCACGGTATGAGTCTTCACGTCACTCCTCGAAGTACCGCGATTTCCAAATTGGGGGGTAATCGAATAGGTCAGACGAGGTAATTTGTCGCTTCCATATGAAGGCACCGCAGATAGCGGTTCGccattttttgataattaactGTTTTGccctttattttttagacTTTTATTCTCCGACAAATCGGAGTACTATAATTCGGTAGTTTGCTGTTTTatgggaaaagaaaatgttatgCACTTTTATGAactttaatttgatattaaactatacattgtaaaaataaattaatttctagagttattttttaattgtaaagagctatatattaacaaatataatagtACCAGTATGTTTCAGTATACCGTAATAGTATGTTGTAacattcataaaatttttattttaaaatataaaagtattttcaaaaatacttttaattctcGTCATCTAACGCGTCTTTAAACTTCGATCTTTTTCTGTGTCTCGCTATTAATCTCCGAAGAAATTTGCGTAAAGAGGAGATTCCAGTTCCAAACTTCGTCCGGTTCCTTCACTAAATTCTCATTGTACAGCTTATCCGCAAGGAGAGAAAGGCTGACGCCATCCAACGATGTGTAAGCAGCATTTTTTACTAAATCAGTATCCAATTCCTCGTATGCAGTCACTCTATTTGcgtttattctaaaa contains the following coding sequences:
- the LOC139109702 gene encoding delta(3,5)-Delta(2,4)-dienoyl-CoA isomerase, mitochondrial isoform X1, whose product is MNMYNAVLCTFLKNIICQVLLSVLSGSIGKHIQTATALRFSTEMSSYKTLMVSTPKPFVYMVKLNRPEKLNAMNSTMWKEFKECFDGLSVNPNCRVVILSAAGKVFCAGIDLQSMMELGQNLAEHEDIARKCKVLEPTIKDYQDSFTAIEKCSKPVIAAIHGACIGAGVDMISAADIRYASCNAYFQIKEVDIGMAADVGTLQRFPKVVGSDSLIRELVYTARKYPATEALESGFISRMLDNEESLLNKSLEIAEDIASKSPVAVQGSKISMVYSRDHSVQEGLDHIAMHNKAMLQSEDFLNAAMAQAVKGDPPVFSKL
- the Cpsf1 gene encoding cleavage and polyadenylation specificity factor subunit 1; protein product: MYSICKSTHPATGVEHAITCHFFNRTEKCLVVAGANVIRVFRLIPDVDVTRREKYTELRPPKMKLECLAQYTLHGNIMSMQAVHLIGSQRDSLLLSFRDAKLSVVEYDQDIHDLRTVSLHYFEEEEIKDGWTNHHHIPIVRVDPEGRCAVMLIFGRKLVVLPFRKDPSLDDGDLLDTAKLSSSNKTPILSSYMIVLKTLEEKMDNVIDLQFLHGYYEPTLLILYEPVRTFSGRIAVRQDTCAMVAISLNIQQRVHPIIWSVSNLPFDCYQAVPVKKPLGGTLIMAVNSLIYLNQSIPPYGVSLNSLADTSTNFPLKAQEGVKMSLEGAQVAFISADRLVISLKSGELYVLSLFADSMRSVRGFHFDKAAASVLTSCVCMCEDNYLFLGSRLGNSLLLRFTEKEPETLKNLNGGEITIEENESEETPAKKAKQDFLSDWMASDVLDIKDPEELEVYGSETHTSIQITSYIFEVCDSLLNIGPCGNISMGEPAFLSEEFLQNQDPDVELVTTSGYGKNGALCVLQRSIRPQVVTTFELPGCEDMWTVIGTLNNDEIKTETEGSHAFLILSQEDSTMILQTGQEINEVDQSGFSTQGSTVFAGNLGANRYIVQVTQMGVRLLQGIEQIQHMPIDLGCPIVLASCADPYVALLSEDGQVMLLTLKEIRGTARLHAQAANLLFRPQIEALCAYRDVSGIFTTQLPENADDEQTEEEYNVEEPSVLNNIDNEDDLLYGDAPAFQMPAPSHPKTSDGVVKKSPWWQRHLQEMKSTYWLLVYRDSGTLEIYSLPDLRLSYLIRNFGFGQYVLHDSMESTTLQSAPINEIPHPDMQVREILMVALGHHGNRPMLLVRLDSELQIYQAYRYPKGYLKLRFKKLDHGIIPGRLSPRPKEEDIPRNTSDTRICVMRYFSNIAGYNGVFICSDYPHWIFLTGRGELRTHPMGIDGSITSFAAFNNINCPQGFLYFNRKEELRICVLPTHLSYDAPWPVRKVPLRCTPHFVTYHLESKTYCVIISTAEPLKSYYRFNGEDKEFTEEERSERFLYPSQEQFSIVLFSPVSWETIPNTKIELDQWEHVTCLKNVSLAYEGTRSGLKGYIVLGTNYNYGEDITSRGRILIFDIIEVVPEPGQPLTKNRFKQIYAKEQKGPITAITQVSGFLVSAVGQKIYIWQLKDNDLVGVAFIDTQIYIHQMLSIKSLILIADVYKSISLLRFQEEYRTLSLVSRDFRPAEVYTIEYLIDNSNLGFVVADGESNLALFMYQPESRESLGGQKLIRKADFHLGQKVNTFFRIRCRVTDPANDKKHFSGADKRHVTMYASLDGSLGYILPVPEKTYRRLLMLQNVLVTHICHIAGLNPKVYRTYKSYVRNQGNPARGIIDGDLVWRYLFLPNNEKADLAKKIGTRVQEIIEDIIEIDRQTAHF
- the LOC139109702 gene encoding delta(3,5)-Delta(2,4)-dienoyl-CoA isomerase, mitochondrial isoform X2; the protein is MAINIIKNRLSGSIGKHIQTATALRFSTEMSSYKTLMVSTPKPFVYMVKLNRPEKLNAMNSTMWKEFKECFDGLSVNPNCRVVILSAAGKVFCAGIDLQSMMELGQNLAEHEDIARKCKVLEPTIKDYQDSFTAIEKCSKPVIAAIHGACIGAGVDMISAADIRYASCNAYFQIKEVDIGMAADVGTLQRFPKVVGSDSLIRELVYTARKYPATEALESGFISRMLDNEESLLNKSLEIAEDIASKSPVAVQGSKISMVYSRDHSVQEGLDHIAMHNKAMLQSEDFLNAAMAQAVKGDPPVFSKL